In the Muricauda sp. MAR_2010_75 genome, one interval contains:
- the surE gene encoding 5'/3'-nucleotidase SurE: protein MKKPLILVTNDDGITAPGLRALIRTMKQLGDVVVVAPDSPQSGMGHAITVDSTLFSKKVVVDHNEGAPSEYSCSGTPADCVKLALRVLLDRTPDICVSGINHGSNSSINVIYSGTMSAAIEAGIEGIPAIGFSLCDYSWDANFEPSLECIKKIVAEALVNGIPKGTVLNVNIPKSDDAPKGIKICRQARGNWKEKFDERTSPSGKDYYWLTGEFELLDKGQDTDEWALAQGYISVVPTQFDLTAHHAIPQINNWNLNEH from the coding sequence ATGAAAAAACCACTCATACTGGTCACCAATGATGATGGAATTACCGCCCCTGGATTACGCGCACTTATACGGACCATGAAGCAATTGGGCGACGTGGTGGTCGTGGCCCCAGACAGTCCCCAATCAGGGATGGGACATGCCATTACCGTGGACAGTACCTTGTTTTCCAAAAAGGTGGTGGTGGACCATAATGAAGGAGCTCCAAGCGAGTATAGCTGTAGCGGAACCCCTGCCGATTGTGTAAAATTGGCCCTAAGAGTGTTATTGGACCGCACCCCGGATATTTGTGTGAGCGGAATCAACCATGGCTCCAATTCATCCATAAATGTAATTTATTCGGGCACCATGAGTGCTGCCATTGAGGCAGGTATCGAGGGCATTCCCGCCATTGGTTTTTCGCTTTGCGATTATTCCTGGGATGCCAATTTTGAACCTTCGTTGGAGTGCATCAAAAAAATAGTTGCTGAAGCCTTGGTTAATGGAATTCCCAAAGGGACCGTACTCAATGTGAATATTCCCAAAAGTGATGATGCACCAAAAGGCATAAAAATTTGCAGACAGGCCCGCGGCAATTGGAAAGAAAAATTTGACGAACGAACCAGCCCTTCGGGCAAGGACTACTATTGGTTGACCGGGGAATTTGAACTGTTGGACAAGGGCCAGGACACCGATGAGTGGGCCTTGGCACAGGGCTATATCTCGGTGGTGCCAACACAATTTGACCTTACAGCACACCATGCCATCCCACAAATAAACAACTGGAACTTAAATGAACACTAA
- a CDS encoding carboxy terminal-processing peptidase, whose product MKKNFILALLVILVAVASCSFTNKSFDNDDKDKLLLDLITYVLERGHYEPKNLDDTFSSSVFDDFIDILDPTKRYFLESDVREFEKYRFMIDDEIKNTDITFFNVVYQRLMVRMNDAKEIYKEVLSEPFDFTLDETIDIDYSEQEFAANKKQLRERWRKQLKYNALAIFGNKVENRISEMIQNGDGEVSTDVIAFNEFPSSIDKAVTEQEARENVKENLDEYFDFIDDLERKDWFVQYINTIVDEFDPHTFYFAPEEKERFDIGMSGKFEGIGARLQKRPEGAKIVEIISGGPVWRDQSLEVGDEILKVGQEGEEPIDIVGMRLDDAIKLIKGPKGTVVDLTVRKVDGTIEKVSITRDVVELEESYAKSATIKSDDHEYGIINLPKFYVDFEDYTERNAATDVAKEVERLKNDGVEGIILDLRDNGGGSLKTVVEMAGLFIKDGPIVQVRSSGQRKEVHEDKDERIQWDGPLVILVNELSASASEILAAAMQDYKRAVVIGSKQTFGKGTVQNVIPLDNIVRSNEHGDLGAIKLTTQKFYRINGGSTQLEGVKSDIVVPDRYSYIDLGERDQENPLGWDKITPADYKVWDGYIDLEATVENSKKRMANNPQIKLIEENARWIKEQQDETVVSLNYDKFVTKEDEAKKRSDKFKSLRDYDSKLTFGSLRYETELFTQDSVLREKRDRWHKDLAKDVYVEEAVNVLKDLQLNNIKSTEGKLASANKD is encoded by the coding sequence ATGAAGAAGAATTTTATTTTGGCACTTCTGGTAATTCTTGTTGCAGTGGCCTCCTGCAGTTTCACAAACAAGTCTTTTGACAATGATGACAAGGATAAACTGCTACTGGATTTGATTACCTACGTGCTGGAAAGAGGACACTACGAGCCTAAAAATCTGGATGATACTTTCAGTTCCAGCGTTTTTGATGATTTTATCGATATTCTAGATCCCACCAAGCGTTATTTTTTGGAAAGCGATGTTAGGGAATTTGAAAAATATCGGTTCATGATCGATGATGAGATCAAGAATACGGACATCACATTTTTCAATGTTGTGTACCAACGATTAATGGTCCGTATGAACGATGCCAAGGAAATTTACAAAGAGGTACTTTCCGAACCCTTCGACTTTACCTTGGATGAAACCATTGACATTGATTACAGTGAGCAGGAATTTGCGGCCAACAAAAAGCAACTTCGCGAGCGTTGGAGAAAGCAATTAAAGTACAATGCCCTGGCCATCTTTGGGAACAAGGTGGAAAACAGGATTTCTGAAATGATTCAAAATGGGGATGGAGAGGTGTCCACAGATGTTATTGCTTTTAATGAATTTCCAAGTTCCATCGATAAAGCAGTTACGGAGCAAGAAGCCCGTGAGAATGTGAAGGAAAACTTGGATGAATATTTCGATTTCATTGATGACTTGGAGCGCAAGGATTGGTTTGTACAGTACATCAATACCATTGTGGACGAGTTTGATCCCCACACATTTTATTTTGCACCAGAAGAAAAGGAGCGATTTGACATTGGTATGTCCGGTAAGTTTGAAGGCATTGGGGCCCGATTGCAAAAAAGACCGGAAGGTGCCAAAATCGTTGAGATAATTTCCGGTGGTCCTGTTTGGCGAGATCAAAGTTTGGAAGTTGGTGATGAAATTTTAAAAGTAGGACAAGAAGGTGAAGAGCCTATTGATATTGTTGGGATGCGCCTTGATGACGCCATTAAACTCATCAAGGGCCCAAAAGGTACTGTAGTGGACCTCACTGTTAGAAAAGTTGACGGAACCATAGAAAAGGTGTCAATCACCCGTGATGTGGTGGAATTGGAAGAATCCTATGCAAAATCCGCAACCATAAAAAGTGATGATCACGAATATGGAATTATAAATCTTCCTAAATTCTATGTGGATTTTGAGGATTACACCGAACGAAATGCTGCCACCGATGTGGCCAAAGAAGTGGAACGTCTTAAAAATGATGGAGTCGAAGGCATTATCCTTGATCTTCGAGATAATGGAGGAGGTTCTTTAAAGACCGTTGTTGAAATGGCCGGATTGTTCATCAAGGATGGCCCCATAGTTCAGGTTCGTTCTTCTGGACAACGAAAAGAAGTGCATGAAGATAAGGATGAACGCATTCAATGGGATGGACCATTGGTAATTTTGGTGAATGAGCTTTCAGCCTCCGCTTCTGAAATTTTGGCAGCGGCCATGCAAGATTATAAAAGAGCCGTAGTCATTGGAAGCAAGCAAACTTTTGGTAAAGGAACCGTTCAAAATGTAATTCCATTGGACAATATTGTCCGAAGCAATGAACATGGCGATTTGGGAGCCATTAAGTTGACTACACAAAAATTCTACAGAATCAATGGTGGTTCCACACAGTTGGAAGGTGTTAAAAGTGATATCGTTGTTCCAGATAGATATAGCTATATCGATTTGGGTGAGCGTGACCAGGAAAATCCATTGGGTTGGGACAAAATTACGCCAGCTGATTACAAAGTTTGGGATGGCTATATAGATCTTGAGGCAACTGTGGAAAACAGTAAAAAACGTATGGCCAACAATCCACAGATCAAATTGATTGAGGAAAATGCCAGATGGATAAAGGAACAGCAGGACGAAACCGTTGTTTCACTCAACTACGACAAATTTGTAACCAAAGAGGATGAGGCCAAAAAACGGTCAGATAAGTTCAAGAGTCTAAGGGATTACGATTCCAAGTTGACGTTCGGTTCTCTC